The Parashewanella tropica genome window below encodes:
- a CDS encoding RICIN domain-containing protein, translated as MMKKLLLSALIASAPIVSFNSSAATIDGFGFPYKPQFANSKPCKIFTDGVWAISVFADILPKQGVNPSERRPYDYVYKYDSIIMEGCRGGRTFQLSMGYPNDGSGQIIYGTWRTDRRHHTFINDLPKNEQDILTKVAADISSKIHSIPQYSDVLGRAAMLHQKYFDERGGFGELRTRIGFSTSFKSDIDDSWAAQARFGDHQTSTWIDEKIDGAKHLMHGYLQQNPNMNDLFGDMDYEIEVHGQKIKLATAKLKSRSFALKTPSQNNMCLTGTGGNNANVIVAQCNGSDNQQWEYIADTQQLKRKNSDQCLSFSTSNVQNNPIPNGTNINTFACLRKGHPSIGRQRFVIDGKFIKPVIFNTNRVLDIHGGNKTNVILWQKHGGVNQQWVR; from the coding sequence ATGATGAAAAAACTATTACTTTCGGCATTAATTGCAAGCGCACCAATTGTTAGCTTTAATTCTTCTGCGGCAACCATTGATGGATTCGGTTTCCCTTATAAGCCTCAGTTTGCCAATAGTAAGCCATGTAAAATATTTACTGATGGTGTTTGGGCTATTAGCGTTTTTGCAGACATCCTTCCAAAACAAGGTGTAAACCCAAGTGAAAGACGCCCTTATGATTATGTTTATAAGTATGACTCAATCATTATGGAAGGGTGTCGTGGTGGTCGCACATTCCAACTTTCAATGGGCTATCCGAATGATGGTAGCGGTCAAATTATATATGGTACATGGCGTACTGACCGTAGACACCACACCTTTATCAATGACTTGCCGAAAAATGAGCAAGATATACTAACGAAAGTGGCGGCTGACATCAGTTCAAAAATCCACTCTATCCCACAGTATTCAGATGTACTTGGGCGTGCTGCTATGCTTCATCAAAAATATTTTGATGAGCGTGGTGGTTTCGGTGAGTTAAGAACGAGAATTGGATTTTCTACTTCATTCAAAAGCGACATAGATGACTCGTGGGCGGCTCAAGCGCGTTTTGGTGATCACCAAACAAGCACTTGGATTGATGAAAAAATTGATGGAGCTAAGCATTTAATGCATGGTTATCTTCAACAAAACCCTAATATGAATGATTTGTTTGGTGACATGGATTATGAAATTGAAGTTCATGGCCAAAAAATTAAGTTAGCTACTGCGAAATTAAAAAGCCGTAGTTTTGCCTTAAAGACACCATCTCAGAATAATATGTGTTTAACTGGAACGGGTGGCAACAACGCCAACGTGATTGTTGCTCAATGTAATGGCTCTGATAACCAGCAGTGGGAATACATCGCCGATACACAGCAGCTTAAAAGAAAGAATAGCGATCAATGTTTGTCATTTAGTACCAGTAACGTACAAAATAATCCGATTCCAAACGGAACCAACATTAATACTTTCGCTTGCTTAAGAAAAGGGCATCCGAGTATTGGCAGGCAGCGTTTTGTTATTGATGGTAAGTTCATTAAGCCAGTGATTTTTAATACTAATCGAGTACTTGATATTCATGGTGGAAATAAAACTAACGTGATTTTATGGCAAAAACACGGTGGTGTTAACCAGCAATGGGTTCGCTAA
- the cydX gene encoding cytochrome bd-I oxidase subunit CydX, whose translation MWYFSWILGVLLACAFGIINALWLENTENMDRETDDD comes from the coding sequence ATGTGGTATTTCAGTTGGATTTTAGGAGTATTATTAGCCTGTGCCTTTGGGATCATCAATGCATTGTGGCTTGAGAATACAGAAAATATGGACCGTGAAACGGATGATGATTAG
- a CDS encoding UDP-2,3-diacylglucosamine diphosphatase produces the protein MASVNTPDDQPIQNIVVPASPKSTTPQRYHALWLSDIHLGCKDCKAEFLLQLLDNVICDKLFLVGDIIDFWALKNRLHWPESHHKVLQKIIAIAQTQTQVVFIPGNHDELLKSYHYFNFCNVEIQPQYLHTTIAGKKLLMLHGDQFDSQVCVSRYYAKLGDHLYDFILFLNRSLHAIRKKFGHSYWSLAGYIKRRVTKAQQAIERYQYAAINHAKAQKVDAIFCGHIHQPELIEQSDIIYGNQGDWIENCTLLVETEAGELQLLQWDEASNNTQILKTIPSPIAQFHPNPKTDQSRPTKVA, from the coding sequence ATGGCTTCGGTAAATACGCCTGATGATCAGCCAATACAAAATATCGTAGTCCCCGCATCACCTAAATCAACTACTCCTCAACGTTATCATGCCCTCTGGCTTTCCGATATTCACCTTGGCTGTAAAGACTGCAAAGCCGAATTTTTACTGCAATTATTAGACAATGTGATTTGCGATAAACTGTTTTTAGTCGGCGATATCATTGACTTCTGGGCATTAAAGAACCGACTCCATTGGCCAGAATCACATCATAAAGTACTGCAAAAAATCATCGCCATTGCCCAAACCCAAACTCAAGTTGTATTCATCCCCGGAAACCATGACGAGCTATTAAAAAGCTACCACTATTTCAATTTCTGCAATGTTGAAATTCAGCCCCAATACTTACATACCACTATTGCTGGAAAAAAACTCTTGATGCTGCACGGCGATCAATTTGACTCTCAGGTGTGTGTCTCTCGCTACTACGCCAAACTTGGCGATCATCTTTATGACTTTATTTTATTTCTCAACCGTAGCTTGCATGCTATCCGTAAAAAATTTGGTCACTCTTACTGGTCATTAGCAGGTTATATCAAGCGTCGAGTCACCAAAGCTCAGCAAGCGATTGAACGTTATCAGTATGCCGCAATAAATCACGCCAAAGCTCAAAAGGTCGATGCCATTTTTTGCGGGCACATACATCAGCCTGAACTGATTGAACAATCAGACATCATCTATGGCAATCAAGGAGACTGGATAGAAAACTGTACCTTGCTTGTCGAAACTGAGGCTGGTGAGCTGCAATTATTGCAATGGGATGAAGCATCCAACAATACTCAAATACTTAAAACCATCCCCTCTCCAATAGCCCAATTTCACCCAAATCCAAAAACAGACCAGTCACGACCTACCAAAGTAGCTTAA
- a CDS encoding DUF642 domain-containing protein: protein MNKKFKLSLVFAALSLSSSMVSAEPLALGKKNLLRDGDFEYPKVQLNNPHRFNAYSGFHGRNQIGAWYTGLARPPVYVHRNILHRFGLAGATGSQHLAVGSPSNVYQRLYNLDTNKNYTLSFDYALHTMANNGPTKLMVGIPHVNAITVTVDNKGDEQWKTAQYTFKPELATSTISITGVESPRSWPDTLVDNVSLHETKLNIVGVNLVNSSHRNTLTIQKNANVQFVTSDETRDGSVFQVTPKMYERCQFADYSKFGFKGNRENTVAINQGPLLPQGPTISILGDYSLESDKFTKSHPENKYYFVYGDFDKAQTRLIPSDLCRTGKGKFALQLVDENEHTADIKQSDKKAFIDVNSKPVALGDEYVIQAQKAGELFAVNRKDFMSCNLDDSAIKVGDFDANNANKLTLRIQEGASDAHADFKPGNTVYLVQGVDGEDRAAECKDGSKFSVRVSQ from the coding sequence ATGAATAAGAAATTTAAATTATCTTTAGTTTTTGCTGCTCTTTCATTATCTTCTAGCATGGTTTCAGCAGAGCCTTTAGCATTAGGTAAGAAAAACTTACTTAGAGATGGTGACTTTGAATATCCAAAAGTACAGCTAAACAATCCACACCGTTTCAATGCCTATAGCGGATTTCATGGAAGAAACCAAATTGGCGCATGGTATACAGGTCTAGCACGGCCTCCTGTTTATGTTCATCGTAATATTTTGCATCGCTTTGGTTTGGCTGGAGCGACAGGCTCACAACACCTCGCAGTAGGTAGCCCAAGTAATGTATATCAACGACTATATAATTTAGACACAAACAAAAACTACACCTTAAGTTTTGATTATGCGTTGCACACTATGGCAAATAATGGTCCAACAAAGCTCATGGTTGGTATTCCACATGTAAACGCCATTACAGTTACCGTAGATAATAAAGGTGATGAACAATGGAAAACTGCTCAATATACCTTTAAGCCAGAACTTGCCACCTCAACGATATCTATTACTGGTGTAGAAAGCCCAAGATCTTGGCCAGATACCCTAGTTGATAACGTATCTCTGCACGAAACAAAACTAAATATTGTTGGGGTTAACTTAGTTAACTCTAGCCACAGGAACACTCTTACCATTCAAAAAAATGCAAATGTCCAATTCGTAACCAGTGATGAAACTAGAGATGGCTCTGTATTTCAAGTTACGCCAAAAATGTATGAACGTTGTCAATTTGCCGATTACAGTAAATTCGGCTTCAAGGGTAACCGAGAAAATACTGTCGCAATAAACCAAGGTCCTTTATTACCACAAGGTCCAACGATTAGTATTCTTGGCGATTATTCCTTAGAAAGTGATAAGTTCACCAAGTCTCATCCTGAAAATAAGTATTACTTTGTGTATGGGGATTTTGATAAAGCTCAGACTCGTTTAATTCCTAGTGATTTATGTCGAACAGGCAAGGGAAAATTTGCACTTCAACTCGTCGATGAAAATGAACACACTGCTGACATTAAGCAATCTGATAAAAAAGCGTTCATTGACGTCAACTCAAAACCTGTTGCTTTAGGTGATGAGTATGTCATCCAAGCTCAAAAAGCAGGTGAGTTATTTGCAGTGAATCGTAAAGATTTTATGAGCTGTAACTTGGATGATTCAGCGATCAAAGTCGGTGATTTTGATGCCAATAATGCCAACAAACTGACATTACGTATTCAAGAAGGTGCGAGTGATGCACACGCTGACTTCAAACCAGGCAATACCGTTTACTTAGTTCAAGGTGTTGATGGTGAAGATAGAGCCGCAGAGTGTAAAGATGGTTCTAAATTCTCAGTTAGAGTCTCTCAGTAA
- a CDS encoding GNAT family N-acyltransferase has translation MIFTVDNVVKENLPEIENKPWLAKPTKAMLRYLLNEKQCNEIAMEHAHLSGIDFVEKVLESFNFSYSVKSDEIENIPCEGRVVIFANHPIGSLDALAMIKLISEVRSDIKVVANELLMALTPMHDILLPVRNMTGGTPKQNLENIHQHLKNEGALLIFPSGEVSRLRPQGVRDTAWQTGFLKMASACDAPLLPMFADAKNSAAFYGASMIYKPLATLLLVKEMFKQAKKTMPVRIGELIPSSAITNNNFPLKVKVKLLKNHLYRVAKNRPGLFTTLSPIAHPVSRSELQTALTQCELLGSTADGKQIYLYEHKESNPIMREIGRLREVAFRAVGEGTGQRRDTDKYDSYYLHLVLWDQKDLEIVGAYRFAPVKDVHKNHGSEALYSQSLFTYTKAFTPYFEQGLELGRSFVQPKYWGKRSLDYLWYGIGAFIAKNPQYRYLFGPVTISGELPQDAKEMLVHFYQNQFKPTEPLAYSNQPFVIGKQRQTQLDNLYDLNSKENYSANFKVLKQSLAELGVAIPTLYKQYSELCESDGVKFLDFGVDDDFGYCIDGVVLVDLQSLKPKKRKKYIESALSE, from the coding sequence ATGATTTTTACTGTTGATAATGTCGTAAAAGAAAACCTTCCAGAAATTGAAAACAAACCTTGGCTAGCCAAACCCACTAAAGCCATGTTGCGTTATCTGCTTAATGAAAAGCAATGCAACGAAATAGCTATGGAACATGCACATTTATCAGGCATTGATTTCGTTGAAAAAGTACTGGAAAGTTTTAATTTCAGCTACTCAGTAAAAAGTGATGAAATCGAAAATATTCCTTGTGAGGGTCGTGTGGTGATTTTTGCCAACCACCCGATTGGTTCACTCGATGCCTTAGCGATGATCAAACTCATTAGCGAAGTAAGAAGTGACATAAAAGTCGTTGCTAATGAGCTCCTCATGGCGCTAACGCCTATGCATGACATTTTATTACCTGTTCGTAATATGACAGGCGGTACGCCTAAACAAAACTTAGAAAACATCCACCAGCATTTAAAAAATGAAGGAGCATTATTAATTTTCCCGTCTGGTGAAGTTTCTCGTCTTCGCCCACAAGGTGTAAGAGATACAGCATGGCAAACAGGCTTTTTAAAAATGGCGAGTGCCTGCGACGCACCTTTATTACCTATGTTTGCCGATGCCAAAAACTCAGCCGCATTTTACGGCGCATCGATGATTTATAAGCCGTTAGCGACTCTGCTATTAGTAAAGGAAATGTTCAAACAAGCTAAAAAGACCATGCCAGTTCGAATTGGAGAGTTGATCCCAAGCTCAGCCATAACCAACAACAACTTTCCTCTTAAAGTGAAAGTAAAACTATTGAAGAATCACCTTTACCGTGTCGCTAAAAACCGACCGGGGCTATTTACCACACTAAGCCCAATAGCCCACCCCGTCTCTCGTTCCGAATTACAAACTGCATTAACACAATGCGAACTTTTAGGTTCAACCGCTGATGGTAAACAAATTTATCTTTATGAGCATAAAGAATCGAACCCTATTATGCGTGAAATCGGACGACTGCGAGAAGTTGCGTTTCGCGCAGTCGGCGAAGGTACAGGGCAACGCCGAGATACCGATAAATACGACTCTTATTACCTACATCTAGTGTTATGGGATCAAAAAGATCTAGAAATCGTAGGCGCATATCGTTTTGCACCAGTTAAAGACGTTCACAAAAATCACGGTAGCGAAGCTTTATATAGCCAATCCTTATTTACCTATACCAAAGCTTTTACTCCCTACTTTGAACAGGGCTTAGAGCTCGGTCGCAGTTTTGTGCAACCCAAATATTGGGGAAAACGTAGCCTAGATTATTTGTGGTACGGCATTGGCGCCTTTATCGCTAAAAATCCCCAATATCGCTACCTATTCGGTCCTGTCACTATCTCAGGTGAGCTGCCACAAGACGCTAAAGAAATGCTGGTACATTTTTATCAAAACCAGTTCAAACCAACAGAACCGTTAGCTTATTCAAACCAACCTTTTGTCATTGGTAAGCAACGTCAAACCCAGCTGGATAACCTTTACGATCTAAACAGCAAAGAAAACTACTCTGCTAATTTTAAAGTACTCAAACAATCTTTGGCAGAACTCGGGGTTGCTATCCCAACGTTATACAAGCAGTACAGTGAGCTGTGTGAAAGCGATGGAGTGAAGTTTTTAGACTTTGGTGTCGATGACGACTTTGGCTACTGCATTGATGGTGTCGTTCTCGTTGATTTACAGTCATTGAAGCCCAAAAAACGTAAAAAATACATTGAAAGCGCACTGTCTGAGTAA
- a CDS encoding BCCT family transporter, producing MTTWLSAGIIFTFASILFILLKWGNLRCVGVTPVKTFTFIAILFTSGLDVGLIMFPLTEFGGYADVGASPEYAFSNPLAIEFGYWGFLIWAFYFLTCFYFCVIEPKVKFFEIPMIKWLNNIVIIGTCAFTAHLLLTNLPWYLPEMGNGETIIPTFYLIVFAAIAVSVYSSTRLIYVRYLSLGSTGLFIALIAILWFGAFAKQNGLGEFASTFGLIGNYFTNLDKFVFPLNDYHEFYLYWWFAWSIMIGQFTSRFVGSLKTWQVLAAMLIFPSLPIAIWFTVLYYYHLHQIDTSGFYNIAMVFVGITFVINSLDSLVRLYTDNLGLTVSKLGKVKYIALNIVALSALTLLFKFNFLEIQWIGALVIGIFFSCLSYILIKKLKEVKQINTVL from the coding sequence ATGACTACTTGGCTCAGTGCTGGGATAATTTTTACGTTCGCTAGTATCTTATTTATTTTATTGAAATGGGGAAACTTACGTTGTGTAGGGGTAACTCCTGTTAAAACCTTCACTTTCATTGCCATCTTGTTTACTTCAGGACTTGATGTTGGCTTGATTATGTTTCCATTAACAGAGTTCGGTGGTTATGCAGATGTTGGAGCTAGCCCAGAATATGCTTTCAGTAATCCGCTTGCCATTGAATTTGGCTACTGGGGCTTTTTAATTTGGGCATTCTATTTCTTAACTTGCTTTTACTTTTGCGTTATCGAACCCAAAGTAAAGTTCTTCGAAATTCCTATGATTAAATGGTTAAACAACATTGTAATTATTGGAACCTGTGCCTTTACCGCCCACTTATTACTGACCAACTTGCCTTGGTACCTACCAGAAATGGGCAACGGTGAAACCATCATTCCAACTTTCTATTTAATTGTGTTCGCTGCTATTGCTGTTTCCGTATATTCGAGTACTCGTCTAATCTACGTACGCTACTTGAGCCTTGGCTCAACGGGATTATTTATCGCTCTTATCGCCATATTGTGGTTTGGAGCCTTCGCCAAACAAAATGGTTTAGGAGAGTTTGCATCAACCTTTGGTTTAATTGGAAATTACTTCACCAACTTAGATAAGTTTGTGTTCCCACTTAACGATTACCATGAGTTCTATCTTTATTGGTGGTTTGCGTGGAGCATTATGATCGGTCAATTTACCTCTCGTTTTGTTGGCAGTTTAAAAACATGGCAAGTACTAGCTGCAATGCTAATCTTCCCATCATTGCCAATCGCTATTTGGTTTACCGTATTGTATTACTACCATTTACATCAGATTGATACTTCAGGTTTTTACAATATCGCCATGGTCTTTGTTGGTATCACTTTTGTTATTAACTCTCTAGACTCTTTAGTTCGTCTTTATACCGATAATTTGGGCTTAACCGTATCGAAATTAGGAAAAGTAAAATACATTGCACTTAATATCGTTGCTCTAAGCGCTTTAACTTTATTGTTTAAGTTTAATTTTCTTGAGATTCAATGGATTGGTGCTTTAGTGATTGGTATTTTCTTCAGTTGCTTAAGTTATATTTTGATAAAGAAGCTTAAAGAAGTGAAGCAAATAAACACTGTACTTTAA
- a CDS encoding TonB-dependent copper receptor, producing the protein MKKVLTLSVAISTALSNSAFAETDLLEQDHKAKNVVASKHQTTKTEDIEHIVVTGEYMQQPTTVSTNPKQPRLPLPAYDGAGYLKTIAGFSIGRKGGAGGEPSLRGLGGSRINIIDDGQHTYGTCGGRMDPPTAYVYPESYDSIEVIKGPQTVKYGPVGSAGTVLFEKDHVGYTEQTAEGRVTATGASFGREDYLAEFRGGNKTAYLDFELNSSRSDHYEDGSGNKIQSKYDRKNSSIALGWTPSEDTVAELSYSRSDGSAEYADRANKGRVIENKSTNLLIQHDVNGKVFDSFEFQVYANRTNHIMDQFDKGKGLGINVRRATQGGHAWFDLSLSESFSLVTGVDFMLSKHEGRVVRPTDEKNSLDDLLQKPFNDNAKYSSYGVFAESNYELAGGNLISGVRLDHWKTELFVAQKGKRTDDLFSGFTRYEISKGNHQYYAGVGHSNRIPDYWEIMKKNQSGAGKAFDLETEKTTQLDIGWIYDDEMTISTSLYFGKVDDYIAINDKYVARNVDATIFGGELAIKSPITEHISTQVIVSYSHGQNDTDDKPLGQVSPLEGKIALDYSKDEWSFGLLWRLVAAQNRVAIGDGNISGRDLAKSKGFGTLAVFGGWKANDAFSVNFGIENLLDKTYAEHISRPAAGNDIPGSEPLFQVNEPGLNGWVKLNYAF; encoded by the coding sequence ATGAAAAAAGTACTTACTCTCTCCGTTGCTATTAGCACTGCTCTTTCCAATTCAGCATTTGCAGAAACTGACTTACTTGAACAAGATCATAAAGCTAAAAATGTTGTTGCTTCAAAACACCAAACCACTAAAACAGAAGATATCGAACATATTGTGGTGACGGGTGAATACATGCAGCAACCCACTACAGTATCGACCAACCCTAAACAACCAAGATTACCTTTACCTGCTTATGATGGCGCAGGATATTTAAAAACCATTGCTGGGTTCAGTATTGGGCGCAAAGGCGGTGCTGGTGGTGAGCCTTCATTGCGCGGTTTAGGTGGTTCAAGAATTAACATCATTGATGATGGTCAACATACCTATGGCACTTGTGGTGGTCGAATGGACCCACCAACTGCTTATGTATATCCAGAGTCTTATGACAGTATCGAAGTGATCAAAGGTCCGCAAACGGTTAAGTATGGTCCGGTAGGTTCCGCGGGAACCGTATTATTTGAAAAAGACCATGTCGGTTATACAGAACAAACCGCCGAAGGGCGAGTTACTGCCACGGGGGCAAGTTTTGGGCGTGAAGATTATCTTGCGGAATTTCGTGGTGGTAACAAAACAGCTTATCTCGATTTTGAATTGAATAGTTCTAGAAGCGACCACTATGAAGATGGTAGTGGTAATAAAATCCAATCCAAATATGACAGAAAAAATTCAAGTATCGCTCTAGGTTGGACGCCATCAGAAGATACGGTGGCAGAGCTTTCTTATTCTCGCTCTGACGGTAGTGCCGAATATGCGGATAGAGCAAATAAAGGGCGAGTGATCGAAAACAAAAGCACTAACTTGTTAATCCAGCATGATGTGAATGGCAAAGTGTTCGATAGCTTTGAATTCCAAGTTTATGCCAATCGAACCAACCATATTATGGATCAGTTTGATAAAGGAAAGGGCTTAGGGATCAATGTTCGTCGTGCTACCCAAGGCGGTCACGCTTGGTTTGATTTATCACTATCTGAAAGCTTTAGCTTGGTGACGGGTGTCGACTTTATGTTGAGTAAACATGAAGGGCGTGTCGTCAGACCAACGGATGAGAAAAACAGCTTAGATGACTTGCTGCAAAAGCCATTTAACGACAATGCAAAATACAGCTCTTATGGTGTATTTGCCGAATCTAACTATGAATTAGCGGGCGGTAATCTAATCTCAGGAGTTCGTCTTGATCATTGGAAGACTGAGTTGTTTGTGGCTCAAAAAGGGAAGCGCACCGATGATCTCTTCAGTGGTTTCACTCGTTATGAGATCTCAAAAGGCAATCATCAATACTATGCTGGTGTCGGTCACTCCAATCGTATTCCTGATTATTGGGAGATCATGAAAAAGAACCAGAGTGGTGCGGGCAAGGCATTTGATTTAGAGACTGAAAAAACCACTCAATTAGATATTGGTTGGATTTACGATGATGAAATGACAATTTCGACTTCACTGTATTTTGGTAAGGTTGATGATTACATCGCGATTAATGATAAGTATGTTGCTCGTAATGTCGATGCCACGATTTTCGGTGGTGAGCTTGCCATTAAATCACCAATTACCGAACACATTTCAACTCAGGTAATTGTGAGTTATAGCCATGGTCAAAACGATACCGACGATAAGCCGTTAGGTCAGGTATCACCGTTAGAAGGCAAAATTGCACTTGATTACAGTAAAGATGAATGGTCATTTGGCTTATTGTGGCGCCTAGTGGCTGCGCAAAATCGAGTTGCGATTGGTGATGGTAATATTTCAGGACGTGATTTAGCTAAGAGTAAAGGCTTCGGAACTCTAGCGGTATTTGGTGGTTGGAAAGCGAATGATGCGTTTTCAGTAAACTTTGGCATTGAGAACCTGCTTGATAAAACCTATGCCGAGCATATTAGTCGTCCTGCTGCGGGGAATGATATTCCAGGCAGTGAACCACTATTTCAAGTTAATGAACCAGGGTTGAATGGTTGGGTTAAATTGAATTATGCATTTTAA
- a CDS encoding IS3 family transposase (programmed frameshift) codes for MTNPDPTYIKRTQRDYSLGFKLQVVAAVEKGDMTYKQAQKIYGIQGRSTVLTWLRKHGKLDWCQPPKITMSKSPKAKETPAQKIKRLERELKDEKLRNLLLNEVVDIIDAEHGIGLRKKLNSQGARNLQVQKQVSLSKACKLLGMTRQSIYQREYRDKKRAIMLAPVKNMVLALRRFMPRLGGRKLYYLLKPQLMEEGIKLGRDGLFDYLREEHLLIQPKRSYRKTTNSKHWMKKHPNLLKDYTPQRAEEVLVSDITYVESDDGVHYLSLVTDAYSRKIMGYELSDGMKATDVVKALDMAVSHRCYRRNAIHHSDRGLQYCSAIYQNKLKQNNIIPSMTDGYDCYQNALAERVNGILKQEFLVYQCKNIDELKLLIDESIAIYNDMRPHLSLEMKTPNQVHKKIQEQMLLDLH; via the exons ATGACAAACCCAGATCCTACCTATATAAAACGTACACAACGTGATTATTCATTAGGCTTTAAATTGCAGGTTGTTGCAGCTGTTGAAAAAGGTGATATGACCTATAAGCAAGCTCAAAAAATCTATGGTATCCAAGGTCGCTCAACAGTACTTACATGGTTGAGAAAACACGGTAAGCTAGATTGGTGTCAACCACCGAAAATAACCATGTCTAAATCACCTAAAGCCAAAGAAACACCAGCTCAAAAGATTAAGCGCTTAGAGCGAGAGTTGAAGGATGAAAAGTTACGTAACCTATTACTTAATGAAGTCGTCGATATTATTGATGCTGAACATGGTATAGGGTTGCGAAAAAAGCTTA ATAGCCAAGGAGCAAGAAACCTTCAGGTACAAAAGCAAGTAAGTTTAAGCAAGGCTTGTAAGCTTCTTGGCATGACGAGGCAATCAATTTATCAAAGGGAATATAGAGATAAAAAACGGGCTATCATGTTAGCTCCAGTAAAAAATATGGTGCTAGCGTTACGGCGATTTATGCCACGATTAGGCGGTAGGAAACTGTACTATCTTCTGAAGCCTCAACTTATGGAGGAAGGCATAAAGCTCGGGCGAGATGGCCTATTCGACTATCTGAGGGAAGAACACCTGCTAATTCAACCCAAGCGTAGTTATAGGAAAACGACTAACAGTAAGCATTGGATGAAAAAGCATCCGAATTTGTTAAAGGATTACACGCCACAAAGAGCTGAAGAAGTCTTGGTAAGTGATATCACTTATGTGGAAAGTGATGATGGTGTGCATTATCTCTCGCTTGTCACTGATGCTTATAGTCGAAAAATAATGGGCTATGAATTAAGTGATGGAATGAAAGCGACAGACGTGGTTAAAGCGCTAGATATGGCTGTTAGCCATAGGTGTTATAGACGTAACGCAATTCATCACTCAGACAGAGGGTTACAATATTGCTCTGCTATTTATCAGAATAAACTTAAGCAAAATAATATAATACCCTCAATGACTGATGGTTATGACTGCTATCAAAATGCACTCGCAGAGAGGGTGAATGGTATACTGAAGCAGGAGTTCCTTGTATATCAATGTAAAAATATTGATGAATTAAAGTTGCTCATCGATGAATCAATAGCGATATACAACGATATGAGACCGCATTTAAGTTTAGAGATGAAAACACCGAACCAAGTGCATAAAAAAATCCAAGAGCAAATGCTCTTGGATTTACATTAA
- a CDS encoding helix-turn-helix transcriptional regulator has product MKNRLKVLRAEHDWTQADLAEKLEVSRQTINAIEKGKYDPSLPLAFKLSRLFAVSIESIFQYED; this is encoded by the coding sequence ATGAAAAACAGATTAAAAGTACTCCGAGCAGAACACGACTGGACGCAAGCTGATTTAGCTGAAAAACTGGAAGTTTCTAGGCAAACCATTAATGCAATTGAAAAAGGAAAATACGACCCGAGTCTGCCTTTAGCGTTTAAACTATCGAGATTATTTGCTGTCAGCATTGAATCGATTTTTCAATATGAAGATTAA